One Mycobacteroides abscessus ATCC 19977 genomic window carries:
- a CDS encoding DUF4177 domain-containing protein yields MTERTAWEYATVPLLTHATKQILDQWGSDGWELVSVLPGPTGEQHVAYLKRSK; encoded by the coding sequence ATGACCGAACGCACCGCGTGGGAGTACGCGACCGTCCCGCTGTTGACACACGCCACCAAGCAGATCCTGGACCAATGGGGAAGCGATGGCTGGGAGCTGGTGAGTGTGCTGCCCGGGCCCACCGGTGAACAGCACGTCGCCTACCTGAAGAGGTCGAAATGA
- a CDS encoding DMT family transporter gives MNSIPLALAGSLSWGISDFIGGHASKRRSTLAVLALSRPVGLAVVGLVSVLTASTHFDGRTLLGMLSGPAAFAALYALYRALAIGPMGVVSPIAAVGAVVPVLWGTVIGQSLAGLTYLGLGGTLVGVMLASASEGLDGQRPGRQVLVWSFFCMVMFGICMILLAEAGRYHPVEAVVVSRATEVVLILILGALSWNNLRENLRPPFGVVPFAGVLDTSAMLLFAYAAGHGSLAVAAVLSSLYPVVTVLIARLVLHERLSRVQQTGAVLTLVCVAVVVFSAAR, from the coding sequence GTGAACTCGATTCCCCTTGCCCTCGCGGGCTCACTGAGCTGGGGCATCAGTGACTTCATCGGCGGGCATGCGAGCAAGCGGCGGTCGACCCTGGCAGTACTCGCGTTGAGTCGGCCCGTCGGGCTGGCGGTGGTCGGGCTGGTGTCCGTGCTCACCGCCTCCACGCATTTCGATGGCCGCACCCTACTCGGAATGCTTTCCGGTCCAGCCGCTTTCGCGGCTCTGTACGCGCTGTATCGCGCCCTTGCGATTGGGCCGATGGGTGTGGTGTCACCGATTGCGGCGGTCGGTGCGGTGGTACCGGTGCTGTGGGGCACCGTGATCGGGCAGTCGCTCGCGGGCCTGACGTATCTGGGGTTGGGCGGCACCCTCGTCGGGGTCATGCTGGCCTCGGCCTCCGAAGGACTCGACGGGCAGCGGCCGGGACGACAGGTGCTGGTGTGGTCGTTCTTCTGCATGGTGATGTTCGGGATCTGCATGATCCTGCTGGCCGAGGCCGGTAGGTATCACCCCGTGGAGGCGGTGGTGGTCTCCCGCGCTACCGAGGTCGTGCTGATCCTGATACTCGGGGCGCTGAGCTGGAACAACCTGCGCGAAAACCTGCGTCCACCGTTCGGGGTGGTGCCCTTCGCCGGTGTGCTCGACACCTCGGCCATGCTGCTGTTCGCCTACGCCGCCGGGCACGGCAGCCTGGCTGTCGCCGCCGTGCTGTCCTCGCTATACCCGGTGGTGACGGTCCTCATCGCCCGGTTGGTACTTCATGAGCGCCTCAGCAGGGTTCAACAGACCGGTGCGGTGCTGACGCTTGTGTGCGTAGCTGTCGTGGTGTTCAGCGCGGCGCGCTGA
- a CDS encoding MBL fold metallo-hydrolase — MHPAYGQLRPVTETASVLLANNPGMMTLEGTNTWVLRAPGSDEIVIVDPGPGVATGDPDVHVEQLAKIGKVALVLVSHRHFDHTGGVDRLVELTGAPARAVDPAWLRGDSVALTDGERIDVAGLSISVLATPGHSDDSVSFVLDDAVLTADTILGRGTTVIAQDGGGLGDYLESLKRLEGLGKRTVLPGHGPELSDLSAASAEYLAHREQRLDQVRAALAALGEDASARQVVEFVYTDVDPSLWGAAEWSVQAQLDYLRTV; from the coding sequence GTGCACCCCGCCTACGGGCAACTGCGGCCGGTCACCGAGACCGCCTCGGTGCTGCTGGCCAATAACCCGGGGATGATGACGCTTGAGGGCACCAACACCTGGGTGTTGCGTGCACCGGGCAGCGACGAGATCGTGATCGTCGATCCGGGCCCCGGAGTGGCCACCGGTGATCCCGACGTGCACGTCGAGCAGCTCGCCAAGATCGGCAAGGTGGCCCTGGTACTGGTGAGCCACCGGCATTTCGATCACACCGGTGGTGTCGACCGGCTGGTCGAACTGACCGGCGCCCCGGCGCGTGCGGTGGATCCGGCATGGCTGCGTGGCGACTCGGTGGCGCTGACAGACGGCGAGCGCATCGACGTCGCGGGGTTGTCGATCTCGGTGCTGGCCACGCCCGGGCACAGCGACGATTCGGTGTCCTTCGTTCTGGACGACGCGGTGCTGACGGCCGACACCATCCTGGGTCGGGGTACCACGGTGATCGCACAGGACGGCGGGGGTCTCGGTGACTACTTGGAATCTTTGAAACGCCTTGAGGGTCTGGGTAAGCGGACCGTGCTGCCCGGCCACGGCCCGGAACTGAGCGATCTGTCGGCGGCATCGGCCGAATACCTGGCCCACCGCGAGCAGCGTTTGGACCAGGTGCGCGCGGCGCTGGCGGCGCTGGGAGAAGACGCCTCGGCACGGCAGGTTGTCGAATTCGTGTACACCGATGTGGACCCGTCGCTGTGGGGTGCGGCCGAATGGTCGGTCCAGGCGCAACTGGACTACCTGCGTACTGTTTAG
- the crp gene encoding cAMP-activated global transcriptional regulator CRP: MDEILARAGIFQGVEPSAVSALTKQLQPVDFPRGHTVFAEGEPGDRLYIIITGKVKIGRRSPDGRENLLTIMGPSDMFGELSIFDPGPRTSSATTITEVRAVSMDRDALRAWIADRPEIAEQLLRVLARRLRRTNNNLADLIFTDVPGRVAKQLLQLAQRFGTQEGGALRVTHDLTQEEIAQLVGASRETVNKALADFAHRGWIRLEGKSVLISDSERLARRAR; this comes from the coding sequence GTGGACGAGATCCTGGCCAGGGCCGGAATCTTCCAGGGTGTCGAACCGAGCGCCGTCTCGGCGCTGACCAAGCAGCTACAGCCGGTTGACTTTCCGCGCGGACACACGGTGTTCGCCGAAGGCGAGCCTGGCGACCGTCTGTACATCATCATCACCGGCAAGGTGAAGATCGGGCGCCGATCACCCGATGGCCGTGAGAACCTACTGACGATCATGGGCCCGTCGGACATGTTCGGTGAGCTGTCGATCTTCGACCCCGGCCCCCGGACGTCGAGCGCCACCACCATCACCGAGGTGCGTGCCGTGTCGATGGACCGGGACGCACTGCGCGCCTGGATCGCCGACCGCCCGGAGATCGCCGAGCAGCTGCTGCGCGTCTTGGCCCGCCGCCTGCGCCGCACCAACAACAATCTCGCCGATTTGATCTTCACCGATGTGCCCGGCCGCGTGGCCAAGCAACTGCTGCAGCTGGCTCAGCGGTTCGGCACCCAGGAGGGTGGCGCGCTCCGCGTGACGCACGACCTGACGCAGGAAGAGATCGCCCAGCTGGTAGGTGCGTCCCGCGAGACCGTGAACAAGGCCCTGGCCGATTTCGCGCACCGCGGCTGGATCCGCCTGGAGGGCAAGAGCGTCCTGATCTCGGACTCCGAGCGTCTGGCACGCCGCGCGCGTTGA
- a CDS encoding RidA family protein, which produces MSTHSARLAELGIELPAVAAPLAAYQPAVRSGNHVYTSGQLPMVDGNLATAGKVGAEVSPEDAKALARICALNAVAAVDALVGINNVVKVVKVVGFVASAPGFTGQPGVVNGASELLGEIFGEAGVHARSAVGVAELPINAPVEVEIVVEVREEVSA; this is translated from the coding sequence ATGAGCACGCACAGCGCCCGCCTGGCCGAGCTGGGTATCGAGCTGCCGGCCGTCGCTGCGCCGTTGGCGGCGTATCAGCCCGCGGTACGCAGTGGTAACCACGTCTACACCTCCGGACAACTGCCCATGGTGGACGGCAATCTGGCCACCGCGGGCAAGGTGGGTGCCGAGGTGTCGCCGGAGGATGCCAAGGCCCTGGCGCGGATCTGCGCGCTCAACGCGGTGGCAGCCGTGGATGCCCTCGTCGGGATCAACAATGTCGTGAAGGTGGTCAAGGTTGTCGGATTCGTCGCATCGGCACCGGGATTCACCGGCCAGCCGGGTGTGGTGAACGGGGCCTCGGAGCTGCTGGGGGAGATATTCGGGGAAGCGGGCGTGCATGCGCGTTCGGCGGTTGGTGTTGCCGAGTTGCCGATCAACGCCCCCGTGGAAGTCGAGATCGTGGTGGAGGTCCGAGAGGAAGTGTCCGCATAG